The genomic segment ACGAAAAAGATTTCCTCAGTATTACCGTGCGGATGCTTGAAAACCTTGAATACGACGTAGAGTGCGCGCTCTCAGGGAGTGAGGCGCTGCACATGTATAAAAAGAAGGGCTTCGATCTTCTCATAACTGACTTAAAGATGCCGGTTATGGACGGGTTCGAGCTGATTCACAAGATAAGGGCAATAAATCCGCAGCAGAAGATAATAGTCTCGACAGCATTTCAGATGCAGGCGGTTCCATGGAACAAAAGATTCGAATGCTCGGATACGCCTGGAGAAGGCGTCAATATGAGCTCCATAAACTTCATATTCAAGCCATATACCAAATCAAGCCTCGTTTCAGCCATAGACAGCACGCTAAGAGGTGAGGTTTTTGCACCTAAATGCGACATTATAAGTAAACCCCTGGCAGAAAATCCTTCCAAAGAATCCTTAAAAAACCCGCCTCTCGACTGTTTCTACTTCATCGATCTCTATTCGATAGGGAAGAAGAGCGTATGTCTCTGCGTCAGGTTAGGCGA from the bacterium genome contains:
- a CDS encoding response regulator is translated as MGDRLSILLVDDEKDFLSITVRMLENLEYDVECALSGSEALHMYKKKGFDLLITDLKMPVMDGFELIHKIRAINPQQKIIVSTAFQMQAVPWNKRFECSDTPGEGVNMSSINFIFKPYTKSSLVSAIDSTLRGEVFAPKCDIISKPLAENPSKESLKNPPLDCFYFIDLYSIGKKSVCLCVRLGERSGRIYILEGDVVHAETLSLNGKEALLEILSWNAPEVSLAQVPSGIKRSIESPIQALLPEGRRRTLSQKGLNAGKKGTLLPVLTSRKCMPRTVE